One window of the Cryptococcus gattii WM276 chromosome E, complete sequence genome contains the following:
- a CDS encoding Amino acid transporter, putative (Similar to TIGR gene model, INSD accession AAW43780.1), with product MSIPYELEKDKSISGGSQSALSPIPGKNGNEVVVTPALGEKGGLEGSGGNPGEGTVHRSLKQRHMAMIALGGAIGTGLFVGSGSALATGGPVGFWLGYVFMGLMVYTMMIALGEMASLYPVAGAFTHYAARFVDPALGFATGINYWYSYAITIPTEIVAATIIISYWDSTTNAAVYITVCFVSIIAINFLGTRVYGEAEFWFCSIKIVTIVGLIILGIVLMCGGGPDHDAIGFRYWRNPGPFAQITIENGAGVIPGRWGQFLAFWNVFVQAAFSFIGTEIIATTLGEAENPRKTVPRAIKQVFYRILFFYVMGTFVISVLVPYTEPNLLNGSGTASASPFVIAINNAGIKALPSIVNAVLLIAAWSAGNSDLYAASRTLYALALERQLPRIFRKCTKRGLPIWCVAVTALFGGFAYLNTGGAAAEEAFNWLYNLSAMTGILTWWAILLSYLRFYYGLKKQNISRDDFPYRAPLQPYLSWIGFFFFTLVILFSGFTVFLKGNWNTSSFFAIYITIPIFACCWLGWKFAKKTRMVPLEEMDFTTGLRVFDELEAIDAKRFKPETKLQKVVGILF from the exons ATGTCGATACCATACGAACTGGAGAAGGACAAGTCAATAAGTGGAGGGTCGCAAAGTGCGCTGAGTCCGATTCCTGGCAAGAACGGCAATGAGGTGGTTGTGACGCCTGCTTTGGGCGAAAAGGGTGGTTTAGAAGGAT CTGGTGGTAACCCAGGAGAGGGGACGGTCCACCGATCGCTCAAACAGCGACATATGGCGATGATCGCCCTTGGAG GTGCTATTGGTACGGGTCTCTTTGTCGGATCAGGTTCTGCATTGGCCACTGGTGGACCCGTCGGTTTTTGGTTAGGATACGTCTTCATGGGCCTTATGGT GTACACTATGATGATAGCACTTGGAGAGATGGCATCTCTTTATCCAGTTGCTGGTGCTTTCACCCACTATGCTGCCCGATTTGTCGACCCTGCTCTCGGTTTCGCTACCGGCATCAATTATTGGTATTCATACGCCATTACCATCCCTACTGAGATCGTTGCCGCGACCATCATTATTTCATACTGGGACTCCACTACAAATGCCGCTGTCTATATCACAGTTTGCTTTGTGTCAATCATCGCCATCAA CTTTCTCGGTACTCGAG TATACGGCGAAGCTGAGTTCTGGTTCTGTTCCATCAAGATCGTCACCATAGTTGGTTTGATCATCTTGGGTATTGTCCTCATGTGTGGTGGTGGACCT GACCACGACGCCATCGGATTCCGATATTGGCGTAACCCTGGTCCTTTTGCCCAAATTACCATTGAAAACGGTGCCGGCGTCATCCCAGGTCGATGGGGTCAATTCCTTGCTTTCTGGAACGTCTTCGTACAGGCTGCTTTCTCTTTTATCGGTACTGAGATCATCGCCACGACTCTTGGTGAGGCGGAAAACCCTCGAAAGACTGTCCCTCGTGCTATCAAGCAAGTGTTTTACCG AATCCTTTTCTTCTACGTTATGGGTACCTTCGTCATCTCTGTCCTTGTTCCTTACACCGAACCCAACCTTCTCAATGGTTCCGGTACCGCCTCTGCTTCCCCCTTCGTTATTGCTATCAACAACGCAGGCATCAAGGCCCTTCCATCCATTGTCAATGCCGTTTTGCTCATTGCCGCTTGGTCAGCTGGTAATTCAGATCTTTATGCTGCGTCTCGTACCTTATACGCTCTCGCGTTGGAGAGGCAGTTGCCCCGAATCTTTAGGAAATGTACTAAGCGAGGTCTTCCGATTTGGTGTGTTGCTGTGACGGCTTTGTTCGGAGGTTTCGCATATTTGAACACTGGTGGTGCGGCAGCGGAGGAGGCATTCAATTGGCTGTACAACTTGTCTGCTATGACTGGTATCCTCACCTGGTG GGCTATTCTCCTATCGTACCTTCGATTCTATTATGGCCTCAAGAAGCAAAATATCAGCCGAGATGATTTCCCCTACCGTGCACCTCTACAACCCTACCTCTCTTGGATTGGTTTCTTTTTCTTCACGCTCGTGATCCTT TTCAGCGGTTTTACAGTCTTCCTCAAGGGCAACTGGAATACTTCATCCTTTTTCGCCATTTACATCACCATTCCCATCTTCGCCTGCTGTTGGCTTGGATGGAAGTTCGCCAAGAAGACCAGGATGGTACCCCTGGAAGAAATGGACTTCACAACAGGATTGAGGGTGTTCGATGAGCTGGAGGCGATCGATGCGAAGAGATTCAAGCCGGAGACCAAGTTACAGAAAGTTGTTGGTATCTTGTTCTAG
- a CDS encoding Hypothetical Protein (Similar to TIGR gene model, INSD accession AAW42447.1), protein MDEEQVSFQEEKPRPTLFTRLRSLSFLHFFLRNQALTRPLGHSPYVLLPILATTVWFSGLTAVMLLWVGAGKPRYGPKVASIAFISDIGGVNEGLFLSICVVVITLYFSSVCLIRWLRWKGRLPENLGRKERIYGYLAIVFCFVGCAGLFVLAKYNCYDYPTIHWGGTLVFIIGVALSAIFQTLEVWQLNKEHGERKHLKRNTYFKLAIVAGDLILATAFGLTYMYCHGQAIATYGHTASECDDVSSKAAILEWTIAYGLNLYFLTLAADLWPAWKSNKRFLERAEVPGKEGQNEVSDLRRSGVWPPCIVQSA, encoded by the exons ATGGACGAGGAACAAGTGTCTTTTCAAGAAGAGAAACCTCGCCCAACCCTTTTCACTCGTCTACGTTCGTTATCATTTCTTCACT TCTTCCTACGTAACCAAGCACTGACACGCCCCCTAGGCCATTCGCCTTACGTTCTTCTGCCTATTCTAGCCACCACTGTCTGGTTCAGCGGTCTCACGGCGGTGATGCTTTTATGGGTCGGCGCTGGGAAACCTCGATATGGCCCGAAAGTGGCAAGTATAGCGTTCATAAGTGATATAGGTGGCGTGAATGAAGGACTGTTCTTGAGTATATGTGTGGTTGTCATCAC ACTGTACTTTTCATCGGTATGTCTGATTCGATGGTTAAGATGGAAAGGAAGATTACCGGAGAATTTagggaggaaagagagaatCTACG GCTACCTCGCCATTGTGTTCTGTTTTGTGGGTTGCGCCGGACTCTTCGTACTGGCGAAA TACAATTGCTACGACTATCCTACGATCCACTGGGGCGGTACACttgtcttcatcatcgGTGTAGCCTTATCGGCCATTTTCCAAACGTTAGAAGTG TGGCAACTCAATAAGGAGCACGGAGAACGCAAACACCTCAAACGAAATACTTACTTTAAGCTAGCCATCGTTGCTGGAGATCTCATCCTCGCAACCGCCTTTGGTTTAACCTACATGTAT TGCCATGGGCAAGCTATTGCGACCTATGGTCATACAGCTTCCGAATGTGATGACGTTTCCTCCAAAGCCGCCATCTTGGAGTGGACAATTGCGTATGGGTTAAACCTGTACTTTTTGACTTTGGCGGCAGACTTATGGCCAGCTTGGAAAAGTAATAAGCGGTTCTTGGAGCGAGCCGAGGTTccggggaaagaaggacaaAATGAAGTTTCAGATTTGAGAAGATCGGGCGTATGGCCCCCTTGTATTGTGCAAAGTGCGTAA
- a CDS encoding TATA-binding protein-associated factor TAF6 (Similar to TIGR gene model, INSD accession AAW43418.1; CNE00290): MPAPQMMGIYPSESIQEVAQSLPLDALGPGAATLLAGDVEYRLHLILQEAKKFMVHAKRSTLMPEDVEHALEALNVEPILIPPRPLALPSFHPLNLPPPAANMPSQTIYTTPDDEIDFVSYLKEPLPAGIASSAGVKWKAHWLAVEGVQPAVPENPAPSSIHPGAGAGSSGQRVKGAPAPASTTLKPSARAHLPQELQLYFTRLTTALVPPATTLPESEPERHRLAALASLRNDVAVAGMLVYVVKWLCESIQKCLMAPTASIGHLVDAVGALLANEGLFIEPYMHQLLPPLLSIILTVPLGPHPPQPASLSQPSPTEIRSRASDVLSKIASTYSPSYPGLIPRLVMTLTRALHSPPFPSPLGAANPPTGRYEGAILGLGGLGPQAVREGIWGEKGEGVRRIDELAGRLYSEAGKRKNPLVRATIKALAQIIPPKPSNTPTPSLNVEQVTEMFGPNIAAGLSKKGWTASEMVRMREEEMMKAGPSDVSANEMVGVKRERQNREGVEGGEVEDEKMEVDTPVV, encoded by the exons ATGCCAGCGCCACAGATGATGGGTATATACCCATCAGAATCCATCCAAGAAGTCGCACAGTCACTCCCCCTCGACGCCCTTGGACCCGGTGCTGCAACACTCCTCGCAGGCGACGTCGAGTACAGACTCCATCTCATACTCCAGGAAGCGAAAAAGTTCATGGTCCATGCCAAGAGGTCAACATTGATGCCCGAAGATGTAGAGCATGCTCTGGAAGCTCTCAACGTCGAA CCCATCCTCATCCCCCCCCGCCCGCTCGCACTCCCATCATTCCATCCCCTCAATTTGCCCCCTCCAGCAGCAAACATGCCATCACAAACAATCTACACTACTCCAGACGACGAGATCGACTTTGTGTCATACCTGAAAGAACCCCTGCCGGCGGGTATCGCAAGTTCAGCAGGTGTCAAATGGAAAGCACATTGGCTAGCTGTCGAAGGCGTACAGCCCGCTGTACCGGAAAACCCTGCGCCTTCTTCAATACATCCgggagcaggagcaggaagCAGTGGGCAGAGAGTAAAAGGAGCACCTGCGCCAGCGAGCACGACGCTGAAACCCTCTGCCCGGGCTCACCTTCCTCAAGAACTTCAACTATACTTTACCCGCCTTACCACCGCTCTCGTTCCTCCCGCTACGACATTACCAGAGAGCGAACCAGAACGACACCGTCTGGCAGCGCTCGCTTCCTTGCGAAACGATGTGGCTGTCGCCGGGATGTTGGTGTATGTAGTCAAATGGTTATGCGAGAGTATACAAAAATGCTTGATGGCACCGACAGCGAGTATTGGGCATCTGGTAGATGCTGTCGGGGCATTACTGGCTAATGAGGGTTTGTTTATTGAACCATAC ATGCATCAACTGCTCCCTCCCCTCCTCTCTATCATCCTCACCGTACCCCTCGGACCCCACCCGCCTCAACCCGCCTCTTTGTCCCAACCATCTCCTACCGAAATCCGTTCCCGCGCATCCGACGTCCTCTCCAAAATCGCCTCCACCTACTCTCCCTCTTACCCCGGCCTCATCCCCCGTCTTGTCATGACCCTCACCAGAGCCCTCCATTCCCCGCCTTTCCCCTCTCCTTTGGGCGCGGCAAACCCCCCGACGGGGAGGTATGAAGGTGCGATCTTGGGTCTGGGGGGGTTGGGACCGCAAGCGGTCAGAGAGGGGATATGGGGGGAAAAGGGTGAGGGAGTGAGGAGGATCGACGAGTTGGCCGGTAGGCTTTATAGCGAAGCtgggaaaaggaagaatCCGCTTGTACGAGCTACAATC AAAGCTCTCGCGCAAATAATTCCCCCGAAACCAAGCAACACCCCAACTCCATCCCTCAACGTCGAACAAGTCACAGAAATGTTCGGACCCAACATTGCAGCAGGGTTGAGTAAAAAAGGATGGACAGCTAGTGAGAtggtgaggatgagggaggaagaaatGATGAAAGCTGGTCCTTCCGATGTCAGTGCGAATGAGATGGTTGGAGTTAAACGTGAAAGACAGAATAGAGAAGGTGTGGAGGGTGGAGAggtggaggatgagaagatggaggtgGATACACCTGTAGTCTAA
- a CDS encoding uncharacterized protein (Similar to TIGR gene model, INSD accession AAW43420.1): MPPWNAPRTKVQIKLAIQRLRTLQQKKSALAKSSRREIADLLAKGRVETCRLRVEGLIQDDIYVELLELLELYLEMLQARFNILEASPATEPDPSISDAVCSIVYAAPRTELKELQVLREILMHRFGRTFALGLLPTEPAPPTVPARVAHKLKLFTPGEELVDAYLWEIAKSYKVDWVPQGLGVGEGRDGDREDDGGAGVKEEGKEDKQDEDADDRDGDGGDRERKEQEKEKECQTSPKKVETAKETKLTEEEELAQRFERLKNL; the protein is encoded by the exons ATGCCCCCCTGGAACGCCCCCCGCACCAAGGTGCAGATAAAACTCGCCATCCAGCGTCTCCGTACACTGCAGCAGAAGAAATCAGCACTCGCCAAATCATCTCGTCGTGAGATCGCAGACCTCTTGGCCAAGGGTCGCGTGGAGACTTGTCGCCTGCGAGTGGAAGGTCTCATACAGGATGACATCTACGTCGAGCTGCTAGAGCTCTTGGAG TTGTATCTCGAGATGCTGCAGGCCCGGTTCAACATTCTTGAAGCATCGCC AGCGACAGAGCCAGATCCAAGTATATCCGACGCCGTATGCTCCATCGTATACGCTGCACCACGTACAGAACTCAAAGAACTTCAAGTCTTGCGCGAAATCCTCATGCACAGG TTTGGAAGAACGTTCGCCCTCGGCCTTCTCCCTACTGAGCCAGCTCCGCCCACAGTCCCTGCCAGAGTCGCACACAAGCTCAAGCTGTTCACGCCAGGGGAAGAATTGGTGGATGCGTATTTGTGGGAGATTGCAAAGTCTTACAAGGTTGATTGGGTGCCGCAGGGGTTGGGCGTGGGTGAGGGTAGGGATGGGGATAGGGAAGATGATGGCGGAGCAGGGgtcaaggaagagggaaaggaggacaagcaggatgaagatgctgatgatcgtgatggagatggtggagatagggaaagaaaagagcaggaaaaagaaaaggaatGTCAAACATCACCGAAAAAGGTGGAAACTGCCAAAGAAACAAAATTgacagaagaggaagaactTGCTCAACGATTCGAGCGTTTGAAGAATTTATAA
- a CDS encoding tRNA 2'-phosphotransferase, putative (Similar to TIGR gene model, INSD accession AAW43422.1) yields MPRPPEDPDVRNSKTLAYILRHGAEKEGLHIRSDGFIKLADVLARPKLKGVDEPTIHHLVQTNAKKRFELFWGYDPSPPRPKKKPTQGKTKKQLQRDREATTAAAAAAAASGTGIEMGQGKGKEPDAAAIDIISSSLASTDLAAPSLSLSANPIPAQGSVRADPPELPLISLPDPHDSDVNANASVNSDGPKGEYFIRAAQGHSIQLESTAHLEQVKDDEEGRSKVGLMVHGTRWELWDTLKEQGLQKMTRQHIHLAPSFSGPITPRPNATLYIYLDLSKLVAAGIPVYVSANGVVLTPGSKGGENGERTGVGKEFWRRAVRRKEGKRWVVWQDGREVEREELPDEE; encoded by the exons ATGCCTCGCCCACCAGAAGATCCAGACGTGAGAAACAGCAAGACATTGGCGTACATCCTCCGTCACGGCGCTGAGAAAGAAGGGCTTCATATCCGTTCCGATGGGTTTATCAAACTTGCCGATGTC TTGGCAAGACCAAAACTCAAGGGCGTGGACGAACCCACCATCCACCACCTCGTGCAGACCAACGCTAAAAAGCGATTCGAATTATTTTGGGGTTATGATCCCTCACCCCCTAGACCTAAGAAGAAGCCGACGCAGgggaagacgaagaagcAATTGCAGAGGGATCGCGAGGCAACGacggcagcagcagcagcagctgcTGCTTCTGGGACAGGGATTGAGATGGGGCaggggaaggggaaagaaCCGGACGCAGCGGCGATAGATatcatctcttcttcccttgCTTCCACCGATCTTGCCGCACCATCATTATCTTTGTCCGCAAATCCCATCCCAGCGCAGGGTTCGGTTCGGGCGGACCCTCCAGAACTGCCTCTTATTTCCCTTCCTGACCCACATGACTCTGACGTCAACGCCAACGCCAGTGTCAATAGTGATGGCCCCAAAGGTGAATACTTTATCCGCGCCGCCCAAGGTCACTCTATCCAGCTCGAATCGACTGCACACCTCGAACAAGTGAAggacgatgaagaagggCGAAGCAAGGTAGGGTTGATGGTTCATGGTACGAGATGGGAGTTGTGGGATACACTGA AAGAACAAGGTCTCCAAAAAATGACCCGTCAGCATATCCACCTGGCGCCTTCTTTCTCAGGCCCCATTACGCCTCGACCTAATGCTACGCTATACATTTATCTTGATCTTTCCAAGCTTGTCGCAGCTGGGATCCCGGTGTATGTCAGTGCGAACGGGGTGGTGCTTACCCCGGGTTCGAAGGGTGGGGAGAATGGGGAGAGGACAGGGGTGGGGAAGGAGTTTTGGAGAAGAGCGGTTAGGAGGAAagaggggaagaggtgggTTGTGTGGCAGGATGGGAGGGAAGTGGAGAGGGAAGAGTTACCGGATGAGGAGTAA
- a CDS encoding Hypothetical Protein (Similar to TIGR gene model, INSD accession AAW43424.1), which translates to MTRPHAHSTSASQPYQPKPPRLLHRSPSEPVHVNGPLAGLNGVNGENGALTSPSQQIYVLTADGSRLFLLDPTRPNGEEPPPYASFPIQHIPDSDADTDAEADVEENGDAGGGGDMLAPTSSRLLTPGCIPTSPSTLIEPSRRHRARTLSALSAERSRPRTSTTTSRPDNRRARTGLLTATATPGPPYSRGAALGPADERTPLLAVRVGDGLAEADEAVEGQGDGSLERRSGMRRGWWRGVCCGELEKGEQVGTWSDGWKRFWRPVGKKEYWASVFHLIFLNFPLALLVWPPLLVGTLAGTALLITLPIGAAVWWITLFIARSAARLETIMQTYYHPLPPSKLPPYHPIFHIPLAPSPLPTPLHSPTSSPSRPLSHLHSRHSANSNQSLHDEENPTAPTPTQQWDKRFTKCSYAMFLDHYSYSSLSYFLLIKPVITLFSTIVILVVLLLGGATVVGLPVALRAVKRWGKWQAEVAMENL; encoded by the exons ATGACCCGTCCCCACGCCCACTCCACTTCCGCTTCCCAACCATATCAACCTAAACCCCCTCGTCTCCTCCACCGATCTCCTTCCGAACCAGTCCATGTCAATGGTCCTCTCGCAGGCTTGAACGGGGTGAATGGAGAAAATGGGGCATTGACGTCCCCCTCACAGCAGATATACGTCCTAACCGCTGACGGTTCAcgtctcttcctcctcgaTCCTACAAGACCGAATGGAGAAGAACCTCCCCCATACGCATCTTTCCCTATCCAACATATCCCTGATAGCGACGCCGACACCGACGCCGAAGCAGATGTTGAAGAAAATGGAGATGCTGGAGGTGGTGGCGATATGTTGGCACCGACGTCGAGTAGGCTTCTCACCCCTGGCTGTATCCCCACTTCCCCTTCCACTCTCATTGAACCATCCCGGCGACATCGCGCACGGACTCTTTCTGCGCTGTCGGCAGAACGCTCAAGACCACGTACGAGCACGACTACCTCTCGGCCCGATAATCGGCGTGCGCGAACCGGACTCTTAACAGCAACGGCGACTCCTGGACCACCGTATAGTCGCGGCGCGGCGTTGGGCCCGGCGGATGAAAGGACCCCGCTTTTGGCTGTCCGTGTTGGTGATGGGTTGGCGGAAGCTGATGAGGCTGTtgaaggacaaggagatGGCTCGctggaaagaagaagtgggaTGAGGAGAGGGTGGTGGAGAGGTGTTTGCTGTGGAGAGCTTGAGAAAGGAGAGCAAGTTGGCACCTGGTCAGATGGGTGGAAACGGTTTTGGAGACCGGTAGGGAAAAAAGAGTATTGGGCGAGTGTCTTCCATTTGATATTCTTGAATTTCCCCCTT GCATTGCTCGTGTGGCCTCCTCTCCTCGTTGGTACACTTGCAGGCACAGCATTACTCATTACCCTGCCTATTGGCGCTGCTGTTTGGTGGATAACACTGTTCATCGCTCGATCGGCTGCGCGCCTCGAA ACCATAATGCAAACATATTACCACCCTTTACCGCCCTCGAAATTACCTCCTTATCATCCCATCTTCCACATCCCCCTCGCCCCTTCCCCTCTTCCAACCCCTCTTCATTCACCAActtcctccccttcccGCCCCCTTTCCCACCTCCATTCCCGCCATTCTGCCAACTCGAACCAATCTCTCCACGACGAAGAAAACCCTACCGCCCCTACGCCTACCCAGCAATGGGATAAACGATTCACAAAATGCTCATACGCCATGTTCCTCGACCATTACTCCTattcctctctctcttaCTTTCTCCTCATCAAACCTGTCATTACCCTCTTTTCAACAATCGTAATCTTGGTGGTGCTGTTGCTGGGGGGGGCAACTGTAGTGGGGTTGCCGGTGGCACTGAGAGCAGTTAAGAGGTGGGGGAAGTGGCAGGCGGAAGTTGCGATGGAGAATCTGTAA
- a CDS encoding D-amino-acid oxidase, putative (Similar to TIGR gene model, INSD accession AAW43426.1) has protein sequence MTKYDAVILGSGVLGLSIANELILKGLKVAVVGKDLPEDLDSTGFASPWAGANWRSVAVNEAERRRDQYTFEQFARLAKEVPHLCERRAYYYFWAGEDAWKEPWYKDLVFGYRMLKPEEVHAPFKYGVTYEAYTLNTPLYLLHLASTLRSARVPIIRARLSSLDEAYSLPQLGPVDLVINATGLGAGSLLGVEDPTVFPAKGQTVLVRAPVKECYGLVDPLPQPSQKAYIIPRPGPDGHVILGGCYLPNDWSTNVNPQVAEEILKQCHTLCPRLDGNGGKGTWKDIEVIAHNTGLRPVREGGLRCELEERVIGGKMKAGLATKGGKVGSGRKVNVVHAYGIGPAGYQASLGIAKEVGELVDACVKKSSNKAKL, from the exons ATGACAAAGTACGACGCTGTCATCCTCGGTTCCGGAG TTCTAGGACTTTCAATCGCCAATGAACTCATTTTGAAGGGTCTCAAAGTCGCTGTGGTAGGCAAAGATTTACCCGAAGATCTGGATAGTACTGGATTCGCTTCTCCTTGGGCT GGAGCGAACTGGCGCTCTGTTGCAGTCAACGAAGCTGAGCGACGCCGAGATCAATATACATTTGAACAGTTCGCTCGTCTGGCCAAGGAAGTACCCCACCTTTGTGAAAGACGGGCGTACTATTATTTTTGGGCAGGTGAAGATGCGTGGAAGGAGCCATGGTACAAGGATTTGGTATTCGGG TACAGGATGCTCAAACCTGAAGAAGTTCATGCACCATTCAAATACGGTGTAACCTACGAAGCCTACACGCTCAACACCCCACTCTACCTCCTTCATCTTGCCTCTACCCTCCGTTCGGCGCGCGTCCCCATCATCCGCGCGCGACTCTCCTCCCTCGACGAAGCCTACTCTCTCCCCCAGCTCGGTCCCGTAGATTTGGTAATTAATGCTACCGGCCTTGGGGCTGGTTCCCTGCTTGGAGTTGAAGACCCTACCGTCTTTCCCGCGAAAGGACAAACGGTACTCGTGCGAGCGCCGGTGAAAGAATGTTATGGCCTTGTAGACCCTCTCCCTCAACCTAGCCAAAAGGCATATATCATCCCTCGCCCAGGACCGGACGGACACGTTATTCTCGGTGGGTGTTACCTCCCTAACGACTGGTCTACCAACGTCAACCCCCAAGTGGCAGAAGAAATCCTTAAACAATGCCATACCCTCTGCCCGCGCCTGGATGGGAACGGTGGAAAGGGCACGTGGAAGGATATCGAGGTGATTGCACACAATACGGGGTTGAGGCCCGTACGTGAGGGGGGATTGAGATGCGAGCTGGAGGAGCGAGTAATAGGGGGAAAAATGAAGGCGGGTTTAGCTACAAAGGGAGGGAAGGTAGGAAGTGGGAGAAAGGTTAATGTAGTACATGCTTATGGAATTGGGCCGGCAGGGTATCAGGCGAGTCTGGGGATCGCAAAAGAGGTTGGGGAGTTGGTAGATGCGTGcgtgaagaagagcagTAACAAGGCAAAGCTTTAG
- a CDS encoding Mitogen-activated protein kinase CPK1, putative (Similar to TIGR gene model, INSD accession AAW43787.1), with translation MSTSTRSHVPDVNHRTDPKATANAGQVQERTTKGSSSSAPRKVRFNVGNNYHVVDVIGEGAYGVVASAVHRPSGSKVAIKKIAPFDHSMFALRTLRELKLLKYFAEEGVSENIVSVLDIVKPPSYDTFKEVYLVQELLETDLHRVIRTQDLSDDHCQYFLYQTCRALKALHSAEIIHRDLKPSNLLLNANCDLKVCDFGLARSTQTAFPAEGNNQGFMTEYVATRWYRAPEVMLSFRMYTKSIDVWSVGCILAEMLSGKPLFPGKDYHNQLALILDVLGTPTIDEFHAITSKRSKDYIRSLPFRKKRTFESLYPKANPVAIDFLSKTLTFDPRKRYTVEQCLVHPYLNAYHDPEDEPSAKPLPPSFFEFDMVKDDISREELKRLLYEEIMGFNPVLEG, from the exons ATGTCAACATCTACTCGCAGTCATGTCCCAGATGTCAATCACAGAACAGACCCCAAGGCAACTGCAAACGCCGGCCAGGTACAGGAGCGTACGACCAAAggatcttcttcttccgctCCTCGTAAAGTTAGGTTCAACGTCG GAAACAATTACCACGTGGTCGATGTCATCGGGGAAGGTGCCTACGGCGTTGTCGCTTCCGCCGTCCACAGGCCGTCGGGTAGCAAAGTAGCCATCAAGAAGATTGCGCCTTTTGATCATTCAATGTTTGCGTTGAGGACATTGAGAGAACTAAAGTTATTGAAGTACTTTGCTGAGGAGGGCGTTAGTGAGAAT ATTGTCTCAGTATTGGATATCGTCAAACCGCCTTCTTATGATACTTTCAAGGAAG TCTACCTAGTCCAAGAGCTTTTGGAAACAGATCTTCACCGGGTGATCCGAACCCAAGACCTGAGCGACGACCATTGTCAATATTTCTTGTATCAAACATGTAGAGCTTTGAAGGCTTTGCATTCTGCTGAGA TTATCCACCGAGACTTAAAACCATCAAACCTGTTGCTCAACGCCAACTGTGATCTTAAAGTATGCGATTTCGGACTTGCAAGGTCCACACAAACTGCCTTTCCGGCAGAGGGAAATAATCAAGGATTCATGACTGAGT ACGTCGCGACAAGGTGGTATAGAGCACCAGAAGTTATGCTGTCATTTAGAATGTACACCAAGTCAATTGACGTATGGTCAGTGGGATGTATACTCGCAGAAATGTTAAGTGGGAAACCCCTTTTTCCTGGAAAGGATTA CCATAACCAACTAGCTCTCATCCTTGATGTGTTGGGTACACCCACCATAGATGAATTCCATGCCATCACTTCGAAGAGGTCAAAAGACTATATTCGATCTTTGCC ATTCCGAAAGAAGAGGACATTCGAAAGTCTTTACCCAAAGGCGAACCCCGTCGCTATCGATTTTTTGAGCAAGACTCTTACTT TCGATCCTCGAAAACGCTACACAGTCGAGCAATGCCTCGTTCACCCTTACCTCAACGCCTACCACGACCCGGAAGACGAACCGTCCGCGAAACCGCTACCCCCCTCATTCTTTGAGTTTGATATGGTAAAAGATGATATTTCGAGGGAAGAGTTAAAGAGGCTGTTGTATGAGGAGATTATGGGGTTTAATCCTGTTTTAGAGGGATAG